A genomic region of Procambarus clarkii isolate CNS0578487 chromosome 30, FALCON_Pclarkii_2.0, whole genome shotgun sequence contains the following coding sequences:
- the LOC123765647 gene encoding complement C1q-like protein 4 isoform X4, which translates to MKHNVAFSVRKATQSLGLRNRIQFQEVVTNVGGGWDETTSEFVAPYNGGYFFIFHAVGARDGDFTMALNKNGEYQVTAYGAQKTFEHGSNSIFLQLRRQDKIFLQLQQGFIFESPGNEAYTTFNGFSVFRA; encoded by the exons ATGAA GCACAACGTGGCTTTCAGTGTGAGAAAAGCAACGCAGAGCCTCGGTCTCCGGAACCGCATTCAGTTCCAG GAAGTGGTGACCAACGTAGGTGGTGGCTGGGACGAAACTACTAGTGAATTTGTTGCACCATACAATGGCGGATATTTCTTCATCTTTCATGCTGTTGGCGCAAGAGATGGTGACTTTAC AATGGCCCTGAACAAGAATGGAGAATACCAGGTGACTGCCTACGGTGCTCAGAAGACCTTTGAGCACGGATCAAATTCCATCTTCCTGCAACTCCGCCGTCAGGATAAAATTTTCCTGCAATTACAACAGGGATTTATCTTTGAAAGCCCTGGTAACGAGGCCTACACTACCTTTAATGGTTTCAGCGTCTTCAGAGCATGA
- the LOC123765647 gene encoding cerebellin-2 isoform X3: MKHNVAFSVRKATQSLGLRNRIQFQVFGKEVVTNVGGGWDETTSEFVAPYNGGYFFIFHAVGARDGDFTMALNKNGEYQVTAYGAQKTFEHGSNSIFLQLRRQDKIFLQLQQGFIFESPGNEAYTTFNGFSVFRA; this comes from the exons ATGAA GCACAACGTGGCTTTCAGTGTGAGAAAAGCAACGCAGAGCCTCGGTCTCCGGAACCGCATTCAGTTCCAGGTATTTGGAAAG GAAGTGGTGACCAACGTAGGTGGTGGCTGGGACGAAACTACTAGTGAATTTGTTGCACCATACAATGGCGGATATTTCTTCATCTTTCATGCTGTTGGCGCAAGAGATGGTGACTTTAC AATGGCCCTGAACAAGAATGGAGAATACCAGGTGACTGCCTACGGTGCTCAGAAGACCTTTGAGCACGGATCAAATTCCATCTTCCTGCAACTCCGCCGTCAGGATAAAATTTTCCTGCAATTACAACAGGGATTTATCTTTGAAAGCCCTGGTAACGAGGCCTACACTACCTTTAATGGTTTCAGCGTCTTCAGAGCATGA
- the LOC123765647 gene encoding cerebellin-1 isoform X1, translating into MLGTLFLMLVLSTAVCAPASINGTYNETSYLNETASLNTSNIVKMTNNGTRQPMIDVYSEAEPRQLPMPLLSTPIMHNVAFSVRKATQSLGLRNRIQFQVFGKEVVTNVGGGWDETTSEFVAPYNGGYFFIFHAVGARDGDFTMALNKNGEYQVTAYGAQKTFEHGSNSIFLQLRRQDKIFLQLQQGFIFESPGNEAYTTFNGFSVFRA; encoded by the exons ATGCTGGGGACACTATTCCTGATGTTGGTTCTGTCCACAGCCGTTTGTGCACCAGCCAGCATAAATGGCACATACAATGAAACGAGTTATCTTAACGAAACTGCTTCGTTAAACACTAGTAATATAGTTAAAATGACTAATAATGGCACTAGACAACCCATGATTGACGTATATTCTGAGGCAGAACCTAGACAACTGCCCATGCCTCTTCTATCAACACCGATAAT GCACAACGTGGCTTTCAGTGTGAGAAAAGCAACGCAGAGCCTCGGTCTCCGGAACCGCATTCAGTTCCAGGTATTTGGAAAG GAAGTGGTGACCAACGTAGGTGGTGGCTGGGACGAAACTACTAGTGAATTTGTTGCACCATACAATGGCGGATATTTCTTCATCTTTCATGCTGTTGGCGCAAGAGATGGTGACTTTAC AATGGCCCTGAACAAGAATGGAGAATACCAGGTGACTGCCTACGGTGCTCAGAAGACCTTTGAGCACGGATCAAATTCCATCTTCCTGCAACTCCGCCGTCAGGATAAAATTTTCCTGCAATTACAACAGGGATTTATCTTTGAAAGCCCTGGTAACGAGGCCTACACTACCTTTAATGGTTTCAGCGTCTTCAGAGCATGA
- the LOC123765647 gene encoding cerebellin-1 isoform X2, translating to MLGTLFLMLVLSTAVCAPASINGTYNETSYLNETASLNTSNIVKMTNNGTRQPMIDVYSEAEPRQLPMPLLSTPIMHNVAFSVRKATQSLGLRNRIQFQEVVTNVGGGWDETTSEFVAPYNGGYFFIFHAVGARDGDFTMALNKNGEYQVTAYGAQKTFEHGSNSIFLQLRRQDKIFLQLQQGFIFESPGNEAYTTFNGFSVFRA from the exons ATGCTGGGGACACTATTCCTGATGTTGGTTCTGTCCACAGCCGTTTGTGCACCAGCCAGCATAAATGGCACATACAATGAAACGAGTTATCTTAACGAAACTGCTTCGTTAAACACTAGTAATATAGTTAAAATGACTAATAATGGCACTAGACAACCCATGATTGACGTATATTCTGAGGCAGAACCTAGACAACTGCCCATGCCTCTTCTATCAACACCGATAAT GCACAACGTGGCTTTCAGTGTGAGAAAAGCAACGCAGAGCCTCGGTCTCCGGAACCGCATTCAGTTCCAG GAAGTGGTGACCAACGTAGGTGGTGGCTGGGACGAAACTACTAGTGAATTTGTTGCACCATACAATGGCGGATATTTCTTCATCTTTCATGCTGTTGGCGCAAGAGATGGTGACTTTAC AATGGCCCTGAACAAGAATGGAGAATACCAGGTGACTGCCTACGGTGCTCAGAAGACCTTTGAGCACGGATCAAATTCCATCTTCCTGCAACTCCGCCGTCAGGATAAAATTTTCCTGCAATTACAACAGGGATTTATCTTTGAAAGCCCTGGTAACGAGGCCTACACTACCTTTAATGGTTTCAGCGTCTTCAGAGCATGA